The following proteins are encoded in a genomic region of Rhodoferax aquaticus:
- a CDS encoding CNP1-like family protein produces the protein MKLRFARSFFMGVAACLIATLAWAQNTLDNPDWAELPMPPIPAFSKEQLIEISMPSYVSLKVGVDPSTVQVGSDGIVRYVVVMQNATGALSGAYEGLRCVNGEVKTYARFTASGQWTLLDSPQWRSVNDNMPSRHAQAISRQGACTNRITSSQQDTIRALKLGSRPTPR, from the coding sequence ATGAAACTTAGATTTGCTCGCTCCTTTTTTATGGGCGTTGCGGCGTGCCTGATTGCAACGCTTGCATGGGCTCAAAACACCTTAGACAACCCCGATTGGGCCGAGCTACCTATGCCTCCAATCCCTGCTTTTTCAAAAGAGCAATTGATTGAAATCAGCATGCCTAGCTATGTGTCCTTGAAAGTAGGGGTAGATCCTTCCACGGTCCAAGTAGGTTCCGATGGGATTGTGCGCTATGTCGTCGTAATGCAAAACGCCACCGGGGCGCTTAGTGGAGCATATGAAGGATTACGCTGCGTGAATGGCGAGGTCAAGACCTATGCACGATTCACCGCATCAGGGCAATGGACCTTGCTAGATTCACCGCAATGGCGCAGTGTGAATGACAATATGCCATCTCGCCATGCCCAAGCCATATCTCGGCAAGGTGCTTGCACCAATCGGATCACATCCAGTCAACAGGACACTATTCGCGCCTTGAAGTTGGGATCCCGCCCCACTCCAAGGTAA
- the proB gene encoding glutamate 5-kinase gives MVEHSHSTVLRDAKRVVVKVGSSLVTNDGRGLDEEAIGEWCRQMAELIQDGREVIMVSSGAVAEGMKRLGWAVRPKAVNELQAAAAVGQMGLAQMYETKLRLNGLGSAQVLLTHADLADRERYLNARSTLLTLLKLGVLPVINENDTVVNDEIKFGDNDTLGALVANLVDADALVILTDQKGLFTADPRKDASATFVHEAKAGDPKLEVMAGGAGSSIGRGGMITKILAAKRAAGSGASTVIAWGREPDALVRLARGEPLGTLLLAQTQKQQARKQWMADHLKMRGAVTVDAGASDKLRTEGKSLLPIGMVSVEGEFARGDVVAVKDLDGLEIARGLANYASAEARLLCRKPSSEIEKWLGYAAEPEMLHRDNLVLSR, from the coding sequence ATGGTTGAACACTCTCACTCCACAGTATTGCGAGATGCCAAGCGCGTTGTAGTCAAAGTTGGTTCCAGTTTAGTCACCAATGATGGTCGAGGGCTTGACGAGGAAGCTATTGGCGAGTGGTGTCGACAAATGGCTGAGCTGATTCAAGATGGTCGAGAAGTGATCATGGTTTCGAGCGGCGCTGTTGCTGAAGGTATGAAGCGTCTTGGTTGGGCTGTGAGACCGAAGGCGGTCAATGAATTGCAAGCCGCTGCAGCGGTGGGGCAAATGGGCCTTGCACAGATGTATGAAACCAAGTTGCGATTGAATGGCCTAGGTAGCGCTCAAGTTCTACTCACCCATGCTGATTTGGCGGACCGCGAGCGCTATCTCAATGCAAGGTCTACGTTGCTGACGCTCCTAAAGCTCGGCGTACTTCCAGTCATTAATGAAAACGACACCGTTGTTAATGATGAGATCAAGTTCGGTGACAACGACACCCTAGGGGCATTGGTTGCCAACTTGGTGGATGCCGATGCATTGGTAATACTGACGGACCAAAAGGGTTTGTTTACTGCAGATCCTCGTAAGGACGCCAGCGCAACATTTGTGCATGAGGCAAAGGCCGGTGATCCTAAGCTGGAGGTAATGGCGGGTGGGGCTGGTTCTAGTATCGGACGCGGTGGCATGATCACCAAGATATTAGCGGCCAAACGCGCGGCAGGTTCAGGTGCTTCCACGGTGATCGCATGGGGCCGAGAGCCTGATGCTTTGGTTCGCTTGGCCCGCGGTGAGCCACTAGGCACTTTGCTGCTTGCCCAAACGCAAAAGCAACAAGCCCGTAAGCAATGGATGGCAGACCATCTAAAGATGCGCGGCGCGGTGACAGTGGATGCAGGTGCGTCTGACAAGCTTAGAACTGAGGGTAAGAGTTTGCTCCCTATAGGCATGGTGAGCGTTGAGGGAGAGTTCGCGCGAGGAGACGTAGTCGCGGTCAAGGACCTCGATGGTCTTGAAATCGCACGCGGTTTAGCTAACTACGCCAGCGCCGAGGCGCGCCTTTTGTGTCGCAAGCCTTCCAGCGAAATAGAAAAATGGCTTGGGTACGCAGCCGAGCCTGAAATGCTGCACCGAGACAATTTGGTTTTGTCACGATAA